The Strigops habroptila isolate Jane chromosome 13, bStrHab1.2.pri, whole genome shotgun sequence genome contains a region encoding:
- the RNF114 gene encoding E3 ubiquitin-protein ligase RNF114 isoform X2, which translates to MAVAAGGAGASSSRSPERHDPLSRFTCPVCLEVYESPVRVPCGHVFCTPCLQECLKPKKPVCGVCRSTLSPGSRALDLEKQIETTETTCNGCNKKMYLSKMRSHAASCSKYQNYIMEGVKAVTKEPLHNTRNFPNRFTFPCPYCSEKNFDQEGLVEHCKTLHSMDAKQVVIKSLGARIAMKSSLKSL; encoded by the exons ATGGCGGTGGCCGCCGGCGGTGCCGGTGCGTCCTCATCGCGCTCCCCGGAGCGGCACGATCCGCTGTCCCGCTTCACCTGCCCCGTGTGCCTGGAGGTGTACGAGAGCCCGGTGCGCGTGCCCTGCGGACACGT CTTCTGCACTCCGTGCCTGCAGGAGTGTCTTAAGCCAAAAAAGCCCGTGTGTGGTGTGTGCCGCAGTACCCTGTCGcctgggagcagagctctgGACTTGGAAAAGCAAATTGAAACGACAGAAACCACTTGCAATGGCTGCAATAAAAAA ATGTACCTCTCAAAGATGCGCAGCCATGCAGCTTCTTGTTCAAAGTACCAGAATTACATCATGGAAGGTGTGAAAGCTGTAACAAAAGAACCACTTCACAACACCAG GAACTTCCCAAATCGCTTTACCTTTCCTTGCCCGTATTGCAGCGAGAAAAACTTTGATCAAGAAGGACTAGTTGAGCACTGCAAAACATTGCACAGCATGGATGCAAAACAAGTGGTAATAAAAAGTCTTGGTGCAAGAATTGCAATGAAGTCTAGTCTTAAATCCCTTTGA
- the SPATA2 gene encoding spermatogenesis-associated protein 2 isoform X4 — protein MDSKYKDDLFRKYVQFHECKLSASDNKQRPINDEYLRVAAAAFLCLPKIDPFYRFRLIKFYEMAENSLRSVKSSSLHSLHNAFSMLETVGINLFLYPWKKEFKNIKTYTGPFVYYVKSALTEDDVRQILNYMGYVQELGTMYKLKEQVDAIQVKMVSFELFLAKVECEQLVEIHLQVKDKGYSEVDVINERKNSTEDIRGCSEAMKRRVECKENLNTSMARMVLQKSASERASKDYFKPKATTSLSGVLCKNCRILVLSARFSFVVMEIVSINVMLASKFTAKSVV, from the exons ATGGATTCAAAATACAAAGACGATTTATTTAGGAAGTATGTACAGTTCCATGAATGCAAACTGAGTGCCTCTGACAACAAGCAGCGTCCTATTAATGATGAATATTTGCGAGTGGCAGCCGCAGCCTTTCTTTGCCTTCCCAAAATTGATCCCTTTTATAGATTCCGGTTGATAAAGTTCTACGAGATGGCTGAAAACTCACTGAGATCTGTGAAATCCTCAAGTTTACATTCTCTACATAATGCATTCAGCATGCTCGAGACAGTTGGAATTAATCTCTTTCTTTACCCCTGGAAAAAGGAGTTCAAAAATATTAAG ACCTACACTGGACCCTTTGTTTATTATGTAAAGTCTGCTCTAACTGAAGATGATGTAAGGCAAATTTTGAACTACATGGGCTATGTTCAAGAACTGGGAACAATGTATAAGCTCAAAGAGCAGGTTGATGCCATTCAAGTGAAAATGGTTTCATTTGAACTCTTTTTGGCCAAAGTGGAATGTGAGCAGCTTGTTGAAATTCACTTGCAAGTGAAGGATAAAGGTTATTCGGAGGTTGATGTCATAAATGAACGAAAAAATAGCACAGAAGATATTAGAGGCTGCTCAGAAGCCATGAAACGGCGTGTAGAGTGCAAAGAGAacttgaacacttccatggCACGAATGGTACTCCAGAAATCAGCAAGTGAACGGGCTTCTAAAGATTATTTCAAGCCAAAG GCTACCACTAGTCTGAGTGGAGTCTTGTGTAAGAATTGCAGGATTTTGGTTCTCAGTGCACGCTTTTCCTTTGTGGTTATGGAAATTGTAAGTATAAATGTTATGCTTGCTTCCAAATTCACTGCCAAGTCTGTAGTGTAG
- the SPATA2 gene encoding spermatogenesis-associated protein 2 isoform X1: MDSKYKDDLFRKYVQFHECKLSASDNKQRPINDEYLRVAAAAFLCLPKIDPFYRFRLIKFYEMAENSLRSVKSSSLHSLHNAFSMLETVGINLFLYPWKKEFKNIKTYTGPFVYYVKSALTEDDVRQILNYMGYVQELGTMYKLKEQVDAIQVKMVSFELFLAKVECEQLVEIHLQVKDKGYSEVDVINERKNSTEDIRGCSEAMKRRVECKENLNTSMARMVLQKSASERASKDYFKPKVSKPSKSVDTYDNYWESKKPPLMSSLSLRKEPFLVDAEDDIKDEIIRPSPSLLTVSSSPHGCSDEFLPTSSHHNGMLRTNVPYSSYFSAQEDLDLYTDSDSRSMLNFKRQEAIKPDVWLLKNDANPVYHKRTHLAKETASLKCQNCGVPCGTSVCQKCDNLYNSRQEYPAVKQSAYSIKPLPNDGLPPASLREKSQYTSQTQSQERAAQFSSKSKSSGTSRCGFCNRSGAANTCTFCSKVSCDTCLNAYYYDPCCRKSELHRFMPNNQLNYKSSQLSHVVYR; encoded by the exons ATGGATTCAAAATACAAAGACGATTTATTTAGGAAGTATGTACAGTTCCATGAATGCAAACTGAGTGCCTCTGACAACAAGCAGCGTCCTATTAATGATGAATATTTGCGAGTGGCAGCCGCAGCCTTTCTTTGCCTTCCCAAAATTGATCCCTTTTATAGATTCCGGTTGATAAAGTTCTACGAGATGGCTGAAAACTCACTGAGATCTGTGAAATCCTCAAGTTTACATTCTCTACATAATGCATTCAGCATGCTCGAGACAGTTGGAATTAATCTCTTTCTTTACCCCTGGAAAAAGGAGTTCAAAAATATTAAG ACCTACACTGGACCCTTTGTTTATTATGTAAAGTCTGCTCTAACTGAAGATGATGTAAGGCAAATTTTGAACTACATGGGCTATGTTCAAGAACTGGGAACAATGTATAAGCTCAAAGAGCAGGTTGATGCCATTCAAGTGAAAATGGTTTCATTTGAACTCTTTTTGGCCAAAGTGGAATGTGAGCAGCTTGTTGAAATTCACTTGCAAGTGAAGGATAAAGGTTATTCGGAGGTTGATGTCATAAATGAACGAAAAAATAGCACAGAAGATATTAGAGGCTGCTCAGAAGCCATGAAACGGCGTGTAGAGTGCAAAGAGAacttgaacacttccatggCACGAATGGTACTCCAGAAATCAGCAAGTGAACGGGCTTCTAAAGATTATTTCAAGCCAAAGGTGAGCAAGCCTTCTAAATCAGTGGACACATATGATAATTATTGGGAAAGTAAGAAACCACCTTTGATGAGCTCACTGAGTCTGAGGAAAGAACCATTTTTAGTTGATGCAGAAGATGACATTAAAGATGAGATTATCCGTCCATCACCCTCTCTTCTGACAGTGTCAAGCTCCCCACACGGGTGTTCAGATGAATTCTTGCCAACTTCATCTCATCACAATGGCATGCTAAGAACAAATGTCCCTTACAGCTCCTATTTTTCTGCTCAAGAGGACTTAGATTTATATACTGATTCCGATTCTAGAAGTATGTTAAACTTTAAAAGACAAGAAGCTATTAAGCCTGATGTATGGCTGTTAAAAAATGATGCCAACCCTGTTTACCACAAACGCACCCACCTAGCCAAAGAGACAGCTTCCCTCAAGTGCCAAAACTGTGGCGTACCTTGTGGCACTTCTGTTTGCCAAAAGTGTGACAATCTGTACAACTCTAGGCAGGAATACCCAGCAGTGAAACAGAGCGCCTATTCAATCAAACCGCTTCCGAATGATGGCTTGCCTCCTGCGTCTTTAAGGGAGAAATCTCAGTACACATCACAGACTCAGAGTCAAGAGAGAGCTGCTCAGTTCAGTTCAAAATCCAAATCTTCAGGCACCTCGCGCTGCGGCTTTTGTAACCGGTCCGGAGCTGCAAACACTTGCACGTTTTGCTCAAAGGTCTCATGTGACACTTGCCTCAATGCTTACTATTATGATCCCTGCTGTAGAAAAAGCGAGCTTCACAGATTCATGCCTAACAATCAGTTAAACTATAAATCGTCCCAGCTGTCCCATGTAGTTTATAGATAG
- the SNAI1 gene encoding zinc finger protein SNAI1 — MPRSFLVKKHFSASKKPNYSELESQAVLAAPLLYETCPLPVIPPPEVLGPGAYYPPLVWDAGLLSSLFPGGPGSEAGGGTAPALDLTALSSEEDEGKSSGPPSPASAPAAAERFRCAQCAKAYSTFAGLSKHKQLHCDAQARKSFSCKYCEKEYVSLGALKMHIRSHTLPCVCKMCGKAFSRPWLLQGHIRTHTGEKPFSCTHCNRAFADRSNLRAHLQTHSDVKKYQCKTCSRTFSRMSLLHKHEETGCSGSR; from the exons ATGCCGCGCTCCTTTCTGGTGAAGAAGCATTTCTCGGCCAGCAAGAAGCCTAACTACAGCGAGCTGGAGAGCCAGGCTG TGCTGGCCGCCCCGCTGCTGTACGAGACATGCCCGCTGCCCGTCATCCCTCCGCCCGAAGTGCTCGGCCCTGGTGCCTACTACCCGCCGCTGGTGTGGGACGcggggctgctctccagcctcttccctgGCGGCCCGGGCAGCGAGGCAGGGGGTGGCACGGCCCCTGCCCTGGACCTGACGGCGCTCTCCAGTGAGGAGGATGAAGGCAAGAGCTCGGGgccccccagcccagcctcagcccctgctgccgCCGAGCGCTTCCGCTGCGCCCAGTGTGCCAAGGCTTACTCCACCTTCGCCGGGCTCTCCAAGCACAAGCAATTGCACTGCGACGCCCAGGCCAGGAAATCTTTCAGCTGCAAGTACTGCGAGAAGGAGTACGTGAGCCTGGGGGCTCTCAAGATGCACATCCGGAGCCACACACTGCCCTGTGTCTGCAAGATGTGCGGCAAGGCCTTCTCCCggccctggctgctgcagggccacATCCGGACACACACCG GTGAAAAGCCCTTTTCCTGTACACACTGCAACAGGGCCTTTGCTGACCGCTCTAATCTCCGAGCCCACCTGCAGACCCATTCAGATGTAAAGAAGTACCAGTGCAAAACCTGCTCCCGGACTTTCTCCCGTATGTCTCTGCTCCACAAGCACGAGGAGACGGGCTGCTCGGGCTCTCGTTGA
- the RNF114 gene encoding E3 ubiquitin-protein ligase RNF114 isoform X1: MAVAAGGAGASSSRSPERHDPLSRFTCPVCLEVYESPVRVPCGHVFCTPCLQECLKPKKPVCGVCRSTLSPGSRALDLEKQIETTETTCNGCNKKMYLSKMRSHAASCSKYQNYIMEGVKAVTKEPLHNTRNFPNRFTFPCPYCSEKNFDQEGLVEHCKTLHSMDAKQVVCPICASMPWGDPNYRSANFMEHLQRRHRFSYDTFVDYDADEDDMMAQVLMRSLRDK, translated from the exons ATGGCGGTGGCCGCCGGCGGTGCCGGTGCGTCCTCATCGCGCTCCCCGGAGCGGCACGATCCGCTGTCCCGCTTCACCTGCCCCGTGTGCCTGGAGGTGTACGAGAGCCCGGTGCGCGTGCCCTGCGGACACGT CTTCTGCACTCCGTGCCTGCAGGAGTGTCTTAAGCCAAAAAAGCCCGTGTGTGGTGTGTGCCGCAGTACCCTGTCGcctgggagcagagctctgGACTTGGAAAAGCAAATTGAAACGACAGAAACCACTTGCAATGGCTGCAATAAAAAA ATGTACCTCTCAAAGATGCGCAGCCATGCAGCTTCTTGTTCAAAGTACCAGAATTACATCATGGAAGGTGTGAAAGCTGTAACAAAAGAACCACTTCACAACACCAG GAACTTCCCAAATCGCTTTACCTTTCCTTGCCCGTATTGCAGCGAGAAAAACTTTGATCAAGAAGGACTAGTTGAGCACTGCAAAACATTGCACAGCATGGATGCAAAACAAGTG GTTTGCCCAATTTGTGCCTCAATGCCATGGGGAGATCCAAATTACAGGAGTGCTAACTTCATGGAGCACCTTCAAAGACGACATCGCTTTTCGTATGATACTTTTGTG GATTATGATGCTGATGAAGATGATATGATGGCACAGGTTTTGATGCGTTCTTTGCGAGATAAATGA